GATCCCAACTCTAGTTATATCAGTCAGAATGGGTGTGTAGGAAGGGCTTTGATCCCAACTCTAGTTATATCAGTCAGAATGGGTGTGTAGGAAGGGCTTTGATCCCAACTCTAGTTATATCAGTCAGAATGGGTGTGTAGGAAGGGCTTTGATCCCAACTCTAGTTATATCAGTCAGAATGGGTGTGTAGGAAGGGCTTTGATCCCAACTCTAGTTATATCAGGCAGAATGGGTGTGTAGGAAGGGCTTTGGTCCCAACTCTAGTTATATCAGGCAGAATGGGTGTGTAGGAAGGGCTTTGATCCCAACTCTAGTTATATCAGTCATATCAGGCAGAATGGGTGTGTAGGAAGGGCTTTGATCCCAACTCTAGTTATATCAGTCATATCAGGCAGAATGGGTGTGTAGGAAGGGCTTTGATCCCAACTCTAGTTATATCAGTCATATCAGTCAGAATGGGTGTGTAGGAAGGGCTTTGATCCCAACTCTAGTTATATCAGGCAGAATGGGTGTGTAGGAAGGGCTTTGATCCCAACTCTAGTTATATCGGGCAGAATGGGTGTGTAGGAAGGGCTTTGATCCCAACTCTAGTTATATCAGTCAGAATGGGTGTGTAGGAAGGGCTTTGATCCCAACTCTAGTTATATCAGGCAGAATGGGTGTGTAGGAAGGGCTTTGATCCCAACTCTAGTTATATCAGGCAGAATGGGAATGTAGGAGGGGCTTTGATCCCAACTCTAGTTATATCAGGCAGAATGGGAATGTAGGAAGGGCTTTGATCTTGCGTATCtgaatgtctttctctctctctcacacatgcacacacacacattcacacacgccCCACATCCCCAGGGACCTACCTGGAAGCTGCTATTTCCACTTTCGTCCTGGCGATGGCCCCTGCCCTCCGCGCCCCCTCCACGGCCCGGTCCACTTTCTCTTTGGTTTTGGGGTTCTTTAGCGGGATCAGCTGCTTCCTTATTCCACGAACCAACACATTATTCTTGTACTTCCCTTCTTCCTTGTTCCCCTCGGGGAAGGTGGTGCACCCGTAACCGTGGCGCTTGTTGTTCAGCCACTCCCCCTCGTACTTCATCCCGTTGGAACGTTCGCTGACACCGAACCCGTTGCGCTTGTCGTTCTTCCACTCCCCCGTGTACGTCTCGGTGGTGGTGGCATCCACGTGATCCTCCAACAGCAAGTCCTCTTCCGGCAGCTCTCCGTCACCCAGGGAGACGGTGGAGTTGGCGTCCGCGTCGGAGGAGCTGATGCGGCTCATAGCGGCGTCACTGCGTGCCGAACTCCTCTTACTGGAGATGGACGACTTCGATTCGGACTTGTGTAGCCGACGGAGGCTCCCGAACAGCGACCCGTGGCGGAACAgacccttcttcttcttcttcccggTGGCCACTTCGCCGTCCGAGTGGAAGTTGAGGACGAACCCGCCGCGGCCGCCGGCGGGCGTGTCACCGGAGAGATCCTGGAGCACGGAGCCGTTACTCTGCTCGGAGCGCAGGGATGCCAAGGAGGTACGTAGCGGGGACTGGATCACAGTGGCCATGCCGTACGGAACACTCTGGCGCACGCCATATCCATGCCGCATACCACCCATCCACTGGCCCTGATACGaacctggaggagagacaggacacaTCTGGGGTGAATAGATCGATCGGTTGGCTGGTTGATTGATTACtcgattggttgattgattttaAAAGTAATAATTAAAAACCACAGAAAGAAACTGACCCACCGGTCTCAACTAAGATACTAATTCCCTAAAacaatatttattttacctttatttaactaggcaagtcagttaagaacaaattcttattttcaatgacagcctaggaacaagttgggttaactgcctgttcaggggcagaatgacagttttgtaccttgtcagctcagggatttgaacttgcaaccttccggttactagtccaacgctctaaccactaggctaccctaccacctctacactctaaccactaggctaccctgctgccccatatcAATGACTTTCATGACTTTACTATGGATTAAATGGGAAGGATGCCCACCTGGTAGTACttcagatatacactgagtgtacagaacattaaggtcacattgatgtcacttgttaaatccacttcaaatcagtgtagatgaaagggaggagacaggttaggggggggggggggggggagacaattgagacatggattgtgtatgtgtgccattcagagtttttttttcaagaagggtccaccacccaaaggaaatcaagccaacttgatacaactgtgggaagcattggagtcaacatgggccagcatccctgcggaacgctttcaacaccttgtagagacaacatggaccagcatccctgtggaatgctttcaacaccttgtagagtcaacatgggccagcatccctgtggaacgctttcaacaccttgtagagtcaacatgggccagcatccctgtggaacgctttagacaccttgtagagtcaacatgggccagcatccctgtggaaggctttcaacaccttgtagagtcaacatgggccagcatccctgtggaatgctttcaacaccttgtagagtcaacatgggccagcatccctgtggaaggctttcaacaccttgtagagtcaacatgggccagcatccctgtggaacgctttcaacaccttgtagagtcaacatggggccagtatccctgtggaacgctttcaacaccttgtagagtcaacatgggccagaatccctgcggaacactttcaacaccttgtagagtcaacatgggccagcatccctgtggaacgctttcaacaccttgtagagtcaacatggggccagtatccctgtggaacgctttcaacaccttgtagagtcaacatgggccagcatccctgcggaacactttcaacaccttgtagagtcaacatgggccagcatccctgtggaacgctttcaacaccttgtagagtcaacatgggccagcatccctgtggaacgctttcaacaccttgtagagtcaacatgggtcagcatccctgtggatgtGTTTTCAACACATTATAGAGTTCCAACTGAAAGGTCAGTGCTTGCAGTCATCATAGGCTACTCCCCACAGAGACCACAGAGAGAAGACATGTCTCTGGGGGTTGAGAGAAGACATGTCTCTGGGGTTTGAGAGAAGACATGTCTCTGGGGGTTGAGGAGAAGACATGTCTCTGGGGGGTGAGGAGAAGACATGTCTCTGGGGGGTGAGGAGAAGACATGTCTCTGGGGTTTGAGAGAAGACATGTCTCTGGGGGTTGAGGAGAAGACATGTCTCTGGGGTTTGAGAGAAGACATGTCTCTGGGGGTTGAGAGAAGACATGTCTCTGGGGTTTGAGAGAAGACATGTCTCTGGGGTTTGAGAGAAGACATATCTCTGGGGTTTGAGAGAAGACATATCTCTGGGGTTTGAGAGAAGACATATCTCTGGGGTTTGAGAGAAGCCATGTCTCTGGGGGTTGAGGAGAAGACATGTCTCTGGGGTTTGAGAGAAGCTTTCGCCTCGCCTGGGGGCCTGAATGGTGAGCAACAAGCAAAATGATAATGGACAAAACGTCTCTACACTTGTTTTAACCACGTCTGAGGGAATTACCAAGTTTTGaagaaaagagaaaaagaaaTTGCTTTGAAATCTTTATTCGATTTTTGGTCCAAATCTTGGCAGCCCTAATAAAATACCTCTTAAACCAACGCTCACCTCAACGCTCACCCTCATCCAAACCCTCACCCCAATCTCACCTAAACCCTAAATACATCTTAACCCAACCCCAGCGCTCACCCAACATCCATCCTTttaacccaactctaaccctcACACAAACCCTCACCCCAGCAATCACCCTAAATACATACCTTTTAACCCAACTCCAACCCTCACCCCAACCCTCACCCCAACCCTCACTCCAACCCTCACCCCAACCCTCACTCCAACCCTCACCCCAACCCTCACTCCAACCCTCACCCCAACCCTCACTCCAACCCTCACCCCAGCAATCACCCTAAATACATACCTTTTAACCCAACTCCAACCCTCACCCCAACCCTCACCCCAACCCTCACTCCAACCCTCACCCCAACCCTCACCCCAACCCTCACTCCAACCCTCACCCCAACCCTCACCCCAACCCTCACCCCAACCCTCACCCCAACCCTCACTCCAACCCTCACCCCAACCCTCACCCCAACCCTCACTCCAACCCTCACCCCAACCCTCACCCCAACCCTCACTCCAACCCTCACCCCAACCCTCACCCCAACCCTCACTCCAACCCTCACCCCAACCCTCACTCCAACCCTCACCCCAACCCTCACCCCAACCCTCACCccaaccctcaccctcaccccaaCCCTCACTCCAACCCTCACTCCAACCCTCACCCCAACCCTCACTCCAACCCTCACCCCAACCCTCACTCCAACCCTCACCCCAACCCTCACCCCAACCCTCACCCCAACCCTCACCCCAACCCTCACTCCAACCCTCACCCCAACCCTCACCCCAACCCTCACCccaaccctcaccctcaccccaaCCCTCACTCCAACCCTCACTCCAACCCTCACCCCAACCCTCACCCCAACCCTCACTCCAACCCTCACCCCAACCCTCACTCCAACCCTCACCCCAACCCTCACCCCAACCCTCACCCCAACCCTCACCCCAACCCTCACTCCAACCCTCACCCCAACCCTCACCCCAACCCTCACCCCAACCCTCACCCCAACCCTCACTCCAACCCTCACCCCAACCCTCACCCCAACCCTCACCCCAACCCTCACCCCAACCCTCACCCATAGCCACGGAAATAATATGTAAATAATGTaaatacatacactacatggccaaaagtatgtggacagttGCTCgatgaacatctaattccaaaattatgggcattaatatggagttggtcccttgctgctataacagcctccactcttcccactagatgttggaacattgctgctataaaagcctccactcttctggaaaggctttccactagatgttggaacattgctgctataacagcctccactcttcccactagatgttggaacattgctgctataaaagcctccactcttctgggaaggctttccactagatgttggaacattgctgctataacagcctccactcttctgggaaggctttccactagatgttggaacattgctgctataacagcctccactcttctgggaaggccttccactagatgttggaacattgctgctataacagcctccactcttctgggaaggccttccactagatgttggaacattgctgctataacagcctccactcttctgggaaggctttccactagatgttggaacattgctgctataacagcctccactcttctgggaaggccttccactagatgttggaacattgctgctataacagcctccactcttctgggaaggccttccactagatgttggaacattgctgctataacagcctccactcttctgggaaggccttccactagatgttggaacattgctgctataacagcctccactcttctgggaaggccttccactagatgttggaacattgctgaggggacttgcttccattcagcaacaagagcattagtgaggtcagggaCTGATGTTGGAGCGATTCGGCCTGGCTCgctgtcggcgttccaattcatcccaaaggtgttcgatgaggttgaggtcagggctctgtgcaggccagtcaagttcttccacaccatttctgacaaaccatttctgtacgaaCCTCGCCGTTGTTGCACCTAGACCTTTCAATTTCAGAATAACACTttcagttgaccggggaagctcgaACAGGGCAGAACtcttacaaactgacttgttggaaacatCTACATCTGTCAGCAAGGGGTGTGCTCCACACACTGTGGTATATATAATGGTTATCCTACATAGATAAATGCTAAAGTCTCTCTTCTGAATGACTATACAGGTAATAAATATAACACTTGAGGAAATGAGGGatgcaaagtatattgaaagcaggtgcttccacacaggtgaggttcctgagttaattaagcagttAACATCCCATAATGCTAAACATCCCATAATGCTTAGGATCACGTATAAAATACCCCagttagaagaagagatctcagtgactttgaaagaggacatggggtttaaagggtgtgtgtgtgtgtgtgtgtgtctgtgtctgtgtctctctcttttgactaatatatcaagactgtttcaggGACAGTTTTTTTCCAATTACGTGACATTGCAAAAATCCGAaatgttctgtccaaaaatgatgcagaaaaatgtatccatgcttttgttacttctagattagactactgcaatgctctactttccggctacccggataaatcaCTAAATaaaccccaaaatttgatcatatcactccagtgctagcctctggcttcctgttaaggcaagggctgatttcaaggttttactgctaacctacaaagcattacatgggcttgctcctacctatctctctgatttggtcctgccgtacatacctacacgtacgctacggtcacaagacgcaggcctcctaattgtccctagaatttctaagcaaacagctggaggcagggctttctcctatagagctccatttttatggaatggtctccctacccatgtgagagacgcagactcagtctcaacctttaattctttactgaagactcatctcttcagtgggtcatatagtgtgtagtctggcccaggagtgtggaggtgaacggaaaggctctggagccacgaaccgcccttgctgtctctgcctggccggttcccctctctccactgagattctctgcctctaaccctattacaggggctgagtcactggcttactggtgctcttccatgccgtccctaggaggggtgcgtcacttgagtggtttgagtcactgacgtggttttcctgtctgggttggcgcccccccttaggttgtgccgtggcggagatcttcgaGGGCTATACTCGgctttgtctcaggatggtaagttggtggttgaagatatccctctagtggtgtggggtctgtgatttggcaaagtgggtggggttatatcctgcctgtttggccctgtccgggggtatcacagtgccacagtgtctcctgacccctcctgtctcagcctccagtatttatgctgcagtagtttatgtgtcggggggctagagccagtctgttatatctggagtatttttcctgtcttatccagtgtcctgtgtgaatttaagaatgcgctctctaattctctcattctctctttctttctctctctcggaggacctgagccctaggaccatgcctcaggactacctggcatgatgactccttgttgtccccagtccacctggccgtgctgctgctccagtttcaactgttctgccttattattatttgaccatgctggtcatttatgaacatttgaacatcttggccatgttctgttataatctccacccggcacagccagaagaggactggccaccccacatagcctggttcctctctaggtttcttcctaggttttggcctttctagggagtttttcctagccaccgtgcttctacacctgcattgcttgctgtttggggttttaggctgggtttctgtacagcactttgagatatcagctgatgtacgaagggctatataaatacatttgatttgatttgtgtttgtgtctcagtcaccagatctcaactcgattgaacacttatgggagattctggagaaACGCCTGAGAGCACCCGACATCAACAAAAACACCAAACGATGGAATTTATCGTggaacagcctggtctcataggctagacgtaacatagtaaagtaaatccgggacactAATTAGTAAGATATGTTAcctttggtatggttacataagatagAGGTTTactgacaactttagcattttagctaattagcaactacttggcatgttagctaaccctttccctaaccttaacccattaacctaactcctaaacttaaccctaactgctagcctagctaacataagCCAGTTAGCTaaagttagccacctagctagaattcataacatatacgttttgcaaattcataacatattttaagttttgcaaattcgtaataTATCGTaggaaatgggtgatggacatccacaaatgaatacataccatacaaaacgcAACATATCATCCTACATGGAGTTTCTAGGATTtgcatagaaaataaaataaaatgttctgaGGTCAGGTTGAATAATGGTGAAGCAATCCGTCCAATAgcgttccagacacttgtagaatgtatgccaaggcacattgaagctgttctggtttgCGGCCCAATTCCCTATTAAGACTTTCACATAACAATTGATTTTGTCAGATACCTGTACAACTAGCACAGATAGCCTAGAAATGATGCTTGTATTTAAACAAATCAATAAGGATGTTATTCTATCAAAAATAATTATGGGGAACCTATTTattataggactaaatcaaatattTTATGGGGCATGCAAGGCGAGCATGTTAACATGCACGTAATAGAGCTAAAGTCAAAATCCCCAATCAGTCTAAATGTTAGGAGATATAATAACATCCCTATAATAAACCTGCAATAACCCTACAGTCACATGTCCATTATCTGGCCTCTATGTGCATGAACCTCTTCGCACGCCAAACCACAACAGATCGCCAAGACGGATCCCACTGGTTCGCGGTTTAAAGAGATACACACGCAATTTCCAAAACAACATGTCCATCCTTTATAACAGTAGCCTATAACGGGTATCTTACCACCGTCGCCGTAGGTCTCAATCCCATATCCGTCCTGTAGCCCGTTACTCCACGTCCCGTCGTACCTCGCAGGTGTATTGTGGCTCTGTCGGAGTCCATAGCGACCCTTGAAGCCGTGACTCCACTCACCGCGGTAAATCCActtccctttggtttctactCCCAATCCATGCCGCTTCCCCTGGGACCAGTAGCCATGGTACATATTCCCGCTGGGCCAGGTGTACACCCCCACTATCTCAAAGCCATGCGACCAGGAGCCGGCGTACTCGCCCTGGCCTTTTGGCCCGGTACAGATGCCGTGTCCATGGGCTTTACCGTCCTCCCACCCTCCGcagtatgttcctccatcatcGAAGTCGAACCGTCCGCCCGTCATTCAGAACAGCCTCGAAATGGAGCCAGAACTCTACGGTCGTAGGCTGACTCAATGGTGTCGTGTTATTATCCCCCCAGAAGGGATCCAGCAGGGAGCGGAGAGGTGGAGAAAACAGAGAGGACTCTGTTTTGCACAagaactaaaaacaaacaaatagaaACAGTGTTTATGGGGGGGATCATGGGCAGTGTGTGGTTCCAAGCGATAGACGTGTAAAAGAGAAAAGCATGCGTGAAGTGGCTTTAGTGTGTATGTGGTTAGGGTAGGGTGTGAACGGGGAAGAGTCATTTACCGGAGTCGCACGCGGTATCCGCCGCTGTGTGATAGCTCGTCTCCCCCCTCCACtgatcagagggagagagagaagcatcgAGTCTCCAAACAAGAAAGACACGGGCAATTTGCTACGTCACGCCAGTAGAACCTCCCACCCACTACCCCCACTGCCACCCCCTCAGCTAATTATGAGGGTGTACCCGCTTTAGCCCCCTGTATTATGTGCCGCTGTCCGCCAGTAAATCACATAGTTCAAATAGCAGAGCAACCGTCAGATAGCCGCTCCCGCGTCGATAGAACAGGTGTGTGTTTCCTCTACAGAATGGCTCTTTTTGAGGTGTGAGTGAACAGTGGGTAAAATATAAATGTCCTGTGTGATCCATAAAGATCCGATTAAACCCGTATTCTAATTTCATCATACGGCCACTGTAAAACTCTGAAATCGCTGATTTCAGGCAAAACTCTCAACATGTCGTAATGAAAAGAATATGTACACTTTGCTGTTGAAGGCTACTTTTTGTGACAGTTGTATTTAAGTAATTTTCTTAAATCTGTCAACTTATAATTGCATATATATAAGCTTCTGGCATCTTTTAAATAGGCTATAATAAGGTCAAACTCTAATTCTTAATTCTACACAACTTGATTATTCAATCAGTTCAGACATGATGTAAATATATGAGCTTCAGTCGAAGGGAAACTATTCATTTATCAATACAATACTGACAATATCACAGTATCACAAATCACTTGCATTGGCaatataaacatatgtttcccatgctaataaagccccttgaattgaatagaaTTGATTTGAAAAAGGAATGGATGGCAGCGACCTCTGCTGATGACTGGAAGCAATGGCCAACACTACGTAGAGCTGTTGTATGGAACGCAACCTCTCACGAGCGACGATTTATCAAATTACAAAGATCGTTTTCTAAAACTAGAAGGATATTTCTTGCTATTATTTTACACACGTTACAGAAACTTAAATTAATAGCTACTACGTAGGGTAATTTAAATATAGATCTACAACCACGGAGGCTTttcataacacacacagacataggacTACTCGAAGTTGTGATCTTTCAGAGAGGTACTCACAAACATGGCCATTTCCCATTCATCTCTCATTCATCAGTCCTGATGAAACTAAGAGGGGTGTGATGCTGATGACGCAACGCAATACGTTGGAGGTCTGACCTCGCTCGGATCCGTAACCAattggttgtcactagttacaaCAGCCACAAATATATAAACCCCGCCTacttctacaatttatcttcttaaaaatCTGATTTtgaacctaatcctaaccttaaaactaaccATAAAATCAATGCTATACTTATGCATAACCATAACCTTAAATTAAGTCCAAAaaccacatttttgttttcaagcATTTTTATGATAAAGACAAATTgattttgtggctgtggtaactagtgacaaccgtCCCAAACACAGCAACAACTCAGCGACAGACATATAGCTAAAATGGCGGCGGAAAACAGCGCCGAATTTCAGGATGATAAAGAAATCCTCATCAACAAGGGTGATGTTCAAGAGGTACAACAAAAGAGCGGAGCTGTCACAGAAAGTACCACTGCCAAACCATCCAAAATGACACTGTATCATTGGACGCAGTCCTTCAGTTCGCAGAAGGTGAGTGTTTCAGGACCATGCCGTAATGGACAGCTCCTCAAGGGTATACGTGGATTGCGTGACTAGGCAAGGTATTGCGACATGCTAATCAAAATAACACTGATATGACAAAATAAATGAAGTTATAGCATCATATACAaaagctgtagaccttacagtgaaatgctgaatacaaaagctgtagacctcacagtgaaatgctgaatacaacaggtgtagtagacctcacagtgaaatgctgaatacaacaggtgtaggagaccttacagtgaaatgctgaatacaacaggtgtagtagacctcacagtgaaatgctgaatacaacaggtgtagtagaccgcacagtgaaatgctgaatacaacaggtgtagtagaccttacagtgaaatgctgaatacaacaggtgtagtagaccttacagtgaaatgctgaatacaacaggtgtagtagaccttacagtgaaatgctgaatacaaaagctgtagacctcacagtgaaatgtttactttcaagcccataaccaacaatgcagttttaaggaaaaataaaatacaattataaTAATCATTCATTAAGGAGCAgcggtaaaataacaatagtgaggctatatacagggtattacggtacagagtcaatgtggaggctatatacagggtattacggtacagagtcaatgtggaggctatatacagggtattacggtacagagtcaaagtggaggctatatacagggtattacggtacagagtcaatgttgaggctatatacagggtattacggtacagagtcaatgtggaggctatatacagggtattacggtacagagtcaatgtggaggctttatacagggggtaccggtacagagtcaatgtggaggctatatacagggtattacggtacagagtcaatgtggaggctttatacagggggtaccggtacagagtcaatgtggaggctttatacagggggtaccggtacagagtcaatgtggaggctatatacagg
Above is a window of Oncorhynchus kisutch isolate 150728-3 linkage group LG18, Okis_V2, whole genome shotgun sequence DNA encoding:
- the LOC109876025 gene encoding LOW QUALITY PROTEIN: junctophilin-1 (The sequence of the model RefSeq protein was modified relative to this genomic sequence to represent the inferred CDS: inserted 1 base in 1 codon); amino-acid sequence: MTGGRFDFDDGGTYCGGWEDGKAHGHGICTGPKGQGEYAGSWSHGFEIVGVYTWPSGNMYHGYWSQGKRHGLGVETKGKWIYRGEWSHGFKGRYGLRQSHNTPARYDGTWSNGLQDGYGIETYGDGGSYQGQWMGGMRHGYGVRQSVPYGMATVIQSPLRTSLASLRSEQSNGSVLQDLSGDTPAGGRGGFVLNFHSDGEVATGKKKKKGLFRHGSLFGSLRRLHKSESKSSISSKRSSARSDAAMSRISSSDADANSTVSLGDGELPEEDLLLEDHVDATTTETYTGEWKNDKRNGFGVSERSNGMKYEGEWLNNKRHGYGCTTFPEGNKEEGKYKNNVLVRGIRKQLIPLKNPKTKEKVDRAVEGARRAGAIARTKVEIAASRTAHARTKGEAADQAALSARQDCDIARAVARELSPNFHQPGPDYIKQAFMEAVDPAEEKEEDNPTSTAQTPGPTPPPSPHSKKRPHSNSVSTSASRKISKDESSHSRKASKDESSHSRNASKDESSHSRNASKDESSHSRKASKDESSHSRNASKDESSHSRKASKEEKPGLKISKEERSSRKLSKEERVSIAAEPSRAAAPSSQMRYEEAPAKPXKAPEPGPTNAPPPQAAAPQTVVGPVNGVGQLHSQYHSYYVKAPSRGPLPPEPEPEEDEEPSQLTLARMAPPTPKPTPTSEPCKLRKQDSLKPKSLAETKKASMEMAEGKEEEHAPNSILVAMVMLLNIGLAIIFVHFLT